The genomic segment GAGATATTTATTATATCACTTCCCAAGGATTCCATGAAATTTAGTGACCTCGGACTGTCGGCTGAATTAGAGCAGACCGTTAACAAACTTGGATATGCGATACCCACGCCCATTCAAGAACAAGCCATTCCCCAGATCTTGCGGGGCAGGGACCTCTTTGGATGTGCCCAAACCGGGACGGGCAAAACCGCTTCCTTTATTTTACCCATGATTGATGTCCTCCATGGATCGCGCTCTAAAGTGCGTATGCCGCGCTCTATTGTGTTAGAGCCGACGCGAGAATTGGCTGCCCAAGTTCTTGAAAGTTTTGAAACTTACGGGAAAGATCATAAATTAAAAGCAGCGCTCCTGGTCGGTGGGGAGTCCATGTCAGATCAGGAAAAGCAGCTGAAGCGCGGGGTCGATGTTCTCATTGCAACGCCAGGCCGCTTGTTAGACTTATTTGAACGGGGCCAGATTCTTCTAGCAGACGTCAAGATTCTGGTGATTGATGAGGCGGATCGTATGCTCGATATGGGCTTCATCCCAGATGTGGATCGGATCGTAGCAACGCTGCCGAAGATGCGGCAAACCTTGCTTTTCAGCGCAACGATGCCCGCCGAAATTAAGAAATTGGCTCAAAGCTATCTGATCAACCCTAAAGAAATCATCATCGCCCCGACCACGCGAACTGCCGCAACGGTAACCCAACATGTGGTTCGGGTAGAAGACGCAAAGAAGCGCGAGGCATTGCGGGAGATTTTAGGTGCCCAAGAGAATCCTGGTCCAATCATCATCTTTTGCAATCGCAAGCGGGACATTTCTGTTTTAACCTCCGCTTTGAAGAAGTTTGGCTACGAAGCGGGCAGTCT from the Alphaproteobacteria bacterium genome contains:
- a CDS encoding DEAD/DEAH box helicase; this translates as MKFSDLGLSAELEQTVNKLGYAIPTPIQEQAIPQILRGRDLFGCAQTGTGKTASFILPMIDVLHGSRSKVRMPRSIVLEPTRELAAQVLESFETYGKDHKLKAALLVGGESMSDQEKQLKRGVDVLIATPGRLLDLFERGQILLADVKILVIDEADRMLDMGFIPDVDRIVATLPKMRQTLLFSATMPAEIKKLAQSYLINPKEIIIAPTTRTAATVTQHVVRVEDAKKREALREILGAQENPGPIIIFCNRKRDISVLTSALKKFGYEAGSLHGDMAQSQRNQTLEEFKNGKVTVLVASDVAARGLDVDGLSLVVNFDVPMNAEDYVHRIGRTGRAGNAGVAITLVSSHDEKYLAGVQAFIQQDIPIMTLGGEPAKEQPVKADTSKGKSSKGKASKATAKSNQQTKSSVEDKIGEINRRHEEETKQKAAEKSDKIAKASDSPPSQKKPDRPKQQSPHKRSSRQPESDGPDEPRVGFGSEVPAFMLKAVNLKQP